The Desmonostoc muscorum LEGE 12446 genome includes a region encoding these proteins:
- the fraC gene encoding filament integrity protein FraC, which translates to MPENWMLPRIFPIGGILFDFLFVLIAIPIEAYVLHKRLKFDKRTSTFYAISINLFSSVIGWFIFFVSEPMLPIQVKSELINYMFFNTFKSASTQTLIILTAFIIFFATFIMKFLLLRVLLVSLLKEPFAQKEDDIQVFQRQKWRAFSSAKLQNTNVVTTVLIANSLSYSVITFILMLRSK; encoded by the coding sequence ATGCCTGAAAATTGGATGCTTCCCAGGATTTTTCCCATTGGTGGAATTCTGTTTGACTTTTTATTTGTACTGATTGCTATCCCCATCGAAGCATATGTTTTGCACAAACGACTAAAATTTGATAAAAGAACTAGCACTTTTTATGCTATTTCGATTAATTTGTTTTCTAGTGTAATTGGTTGGTTTATATTTTTTGTCTCCGAACCAATGTTGCCAATACAGGTGAAATCAGAGTTAATTAATTATATGTTCTTTAATACTTTTAAATCGGCTAGTACACAGACTCTAATAATTTTAACTGCCTTTATAATTTTCTTTGCTACTTTTATCATGAAATTTTTGCTATTGAGAGTTTTGCTTGTATCCTTATTAAAGGAACCATTTGCTCAAAAAGAAGATGATATTCAAGTATTTCAAAGACAAAAATGGCGCGCATTTAGCAGTGCAAAATTACAAAATACAAATGTAGTTACCACTGTATTGATAGCAAATTCGCTGAGTTATAGTGTGATAACCTTTATTTTAATGCTTCGCTCCAAGTAG
- the fraD gene encoding septal junction protein FraD: protein MNTLFKDLFGVFKFVEGLYAGIRKILVPPKAYSWQTFIYMSVFSWVLSYFATGYIKDIIAFFGWLFLIAGTAWYTTEDPLRVPGTFMPVGAVITGFLVSVFAFGSQKDVITPTTIVFWPTISALITAIPEFIEGSDTDAKAQIPKPEDRQKIIILVASSMLLSCWIQFYFVVDNWLEQYPSLQTDNFKRSTFVVMTEEPAKVPQNGILILNKLEPIVEEQIAQTPWSEVEKWLLDAKQRVGSLGRGVIQKNLVKYEEKELWRVEPRVSNTKSGYILDLLSIWVGPSSNPRGYYLKKSCRIEPVAATNKSGNKITVGEIECDRLNKFIAGSPPPQQ, encoded by the coding sequence ATGAATACACTATTTAAAGATTTATTTGGGGTTTTCAAATTTGTTGAAGGGCTTTACGCAGGAATTAGAAAGATATTAGTTCCACCCAAAGCTTATTCTTGGCAGACATTTATTTATATGAGTGTTTTTTCTTGGGTACTTTCATATTTTGCTACAGGTTATATAAAAGATATAATTGCATTTTTTGGTTGGTTGTTTTTAATTGCTGGTACAGCTTGGTACACAACAGAAGATCCTTTGAGGGTTCCTGGTACTTTTATGCCTGTGGGAGCAGTAATCACCGGATTTTTAGTTAGTGTTTTTGCATTTGGAAGTCAAAAGGATGTAATTACACCAACAACAATTGTTTTTTGGCCGACAATTTCAGCACTAATTACGGCAATACCAGAATTTATTGAAGGAAGTGATACAGATGCTAAAGCTCAAATTCCTAAGCCAGAAGACCGCCAAAAAATCATAATTTTAGTTGCTAGCAGTATGTTGCTAAGCTGCTGGATTCAGTTTTATTTTGTAGTAGATAATTGGTTAGAACAATATCCCAGTTTACAGACAGATAATTTTAAACGTAGTACTTTTGTTGTCATGACTGAAGAACCAGCTAAGGTACCTCAAAATGGAATTTTAATTTTAAACAAACTTGAACCAATAGTAGAAGAACAAATAGCCCAAACACCTTGGTCGGAAGTAGAAAAATGGTTGTTAGATGCAAAACAGCGAGTAGGAAGTTTGGGTAGGGGAGTAATTCAAAAAAATCTCGTCAAATATGAAGAGAAGGAATTATGGCGTGTTGAACCGCGTGTATCGAATACTAAGTCTGGGTATATATTAGATTTACTCAGTATCTGGGTAGGTCCGAGTTCTAATCCACGAGGGTATTACTTAAAGAAATCTTGTCGGATTGAACCAGTTGCAGCAACCAACAAATCGGGGAATAAAATTACAGTTGGAGAAATTGAATGCGATCGCCTGAATAAATTTATCGCTGGATCGCCGCCTCCGCAGCAGTGA
- a CDS encoding LLM class flavin-dependent oxidoreductase has protein sequence MNKTRKFRLGAFIQATGHHISAWRHPDSQADAGLNFEHYKEITQTAERGLFDAVFLADSPGIWGGAPETQKRNGKLAHFEPVTLFSALSSVTQNIGFIATASTTYEEPYTLARKFASLDYLSKGRAGWNVVTTGNENAALNFGHDQHPEHSQRYERAEEFVEVVKGLWDSWEDDAFIRDKESGIYFDPNKLHTLNHKGKHFSVKGPLNVGRPPQGYPVIVQAGASEAGRDLAARTAEVIFTANQTLADAQEFYADIKGRLAKYGRSPDDLKIMPGAFPIIGRTESEAQEKYEFLQSLIHPDVAWGILKNYYKGVDLSKYSLDDLTPELPSDTNNNKSRLKLVRDLATRGTLTLRQLYLSLATARGHRTILGTPETIADQLEEWFNNGAADGFNIMPPILPTGLDDFINLVVPVLQKRGLFRTEYEGNTLRENLGLRRPGNGFAVKQVDERLVLV, from the coding sequence ATGAACAAAACACGTAAGTTTCGTTTAGGTGCATTTATTCAAGCAACTGGACATCATATTTCAGCTTGGCGGCACCCCGATTCACAGGCAGATGCTGGTTTGAATTTCGAGCATTACAAAGAAATTACCCAGACTGCTGAACGTGGCTTGTTCGATGCAGTTTTTCTAGCAGACAGCCCAGGCATCTGGGGCGGCGCTCCGGAAACTCAGAAACGCAATGGAAAACTTGCTCATTTTGAGCCGGTCACCCTGTTCTCGGCTTTGTCCTCCGTCACCCAAAACATCGGCTTCATTGCTACTGCCTCCACCACCTATGAAGAACCCTACACCCTGGCACGTAAGTTTGCCTCTTTGGACTATCTGAGCAAAGGTCGGGCGGGCTGGAATGTAGTCACCACAGGCAATGAAAATGCCGCTCTGAATTTCGGTCACGACCAACACCCAGAACACAGCCAGCGTTACGAACGTGCTGAAGAGTTTGTGGAAGTGGTGAAAGGACTATGGGATAGCTGGGAAGACGACGCCTTCATCCGTGACAAAGAATCTGGTATCTATTTCGATCCAAATAAACTGCATACACTCAATCACAAAGGCAAACATTTTTCTGTAAAAGGCCCTTTAAACGTCGGTCGTCCACCCCAAGGCTATCCAGTAATTGTGCAGGCTGGAGCCTCTGAAGCCGGACGAGACTTGGCTGCGCGTACAGCCGAAGTCATCTTCACAGCTAATCAAACCCTAGCCGATGCCCAGGAATTTTATGCTGATATCAAAGGTAGATTAGCAAAATATGGGCGATCGCCAGACGACCTCAAAATTATGCCTGGTGCTTTCCCAATCATTGGCCGTACCGAATCAGAAGCTCAAGAAAAGTACGAGTTTCTACAATCCTTGATTCACCCTGATGTCGCCTGGGGTATTTTGAAAAACTATTACAAAGGTGTCGATTTATCGAAATATTCTCTAGATGATCTAACTCCCGAACTACCCAGCGATACCAACAACAACAAGAGTCGTCTCAAACTAGTCAGGGATCTAGCTACTCGTGGCACTCTAACACTGCGGCAGTTGTATCTTTCTCTTGCTACCGCCAGAGGTCATCGCACCATCCTTGGTACTCCCGAAACCATTGCCGACCAACTAGAAGAATGGTTTAACAACGGTGCAGCAGATGGCTTTAATATCATGCCGCCCATCCTACCTACAGGGTTGGACGACTTCATTAACCTAGTCGTCCCCGTCCTCCAGAAACGCGGACTGTTCCGTACCGAATACGAAGGCAATACCTTGCGTGAAAATCTAGGTCTACGTCGTCCAGGTAATGGTTTTGCCGTCAAACAAGTGGATGAAAGATTGGTGTTAGTCTAA
- a CDS encoding LLM class flavin-dependent oxidoreductase, producing the protein MSTTRKLRLGAFIQATGHHIAAWRHPDSQADAGLNFEHYKEITQTAERGLFDAVFLADSPSLQDNNEPEVQQRNGKLAKFEPVTLFSALAPLTKHVGFIATASTTYEEPYTLARKFASLDYLSNGRAGWNVVTTGNENAAGNFGRDQHLEHSQRYERAEEFVEVVKGLWDSWEDDAFIRDKESGIYFDPNKLHTLNHKGKHFSVKGPLNVGRPPQGYPVIVQAGASEVGRELAAQTAEVIFTANQTLEDAQEFYADVKGRLAKYGRQPDDLKIMPGVFPVIGRTEEEAQEKYEFLQSLIHPSVAWGLLKTRYKGIDLSGYSLDDLAPPLPSDTNGGKSRLKLLTDLVNRGNLTLRQLYLSVATARGHRTIIGSPESIADQLEEWFNNDAADGFNIMPPILPTGLDDFVNLVIPVLQKRRLFRTEYEGNTLRENLGLSRPSNGFAVKQVDERLVLA; encoded by the coding sequence ATGAGTACAACACGCAAGCTTCGTTTAGGTGCATTCATTCAAGCTACCGGACACCATATTGCCGCTTGGCGACACCCCGATTCACAAGCCGATGCTGGACTAAATTTCGAGCATTACAAAGAAATTACCCAGACTGCCGAACGCGGCTTATTTGATGCGGTTTTCCTTGCCGATAGCCCCAGCCTCCAAGACAACAATGAACCAGAGGTACAGCAACGCAATGGCAAATTAGCTAAGTTTGAGCCAGTAACGCTATTTTCTGCGCTGGCTCCACTAACCAAACATGTTGGCTTCATTGCTACTGCCTCAACCACTTATGAAGAACCCTACACCCTGGCACGTAAGTTTGCTTCTCTAGACTATCTGAGTAACGGCCGGGCGGGATGGAATGTAGTCACCACAGGCAATGAGAACGCCGCAGGTAATTTCGGACGCGATCAGCACCTCGAACACAGCCAGCGTTATGAACGTGCTGAAGAGTTTGTGGAGGTGGTGAAAGGTCTGTGGGATAGCTGGGAAGACGACGCCTTCATCCGTGACAAAGAATCTGGTATCTATTTCGATCCAAATAAACTGCATACACTCAACCACAAAGGCAAACATTTTTCTGTAAAAGGCCCTTTGAACGTTGGTCGTCCGCCTCAAGGTTATCCGGTGATTGTGCAAGCCGGTGCTTCGGAAGTCGGACGAGAACTAGCAGCACAGACTGCTGAAGTTATCTTTACAGCCAATCAGACACTAGAAGACGCGCAGGAATTTTATGCTGATGTGAAAGGTCGGTTGGCTAAATATGGCCGCCAACCTGACGATCTGAAAATTATGCCGGGTGTCTTTCCCGTGATTGGCCGGACTGAAGAAGAAGCCCAAGAAAAATACGAATTCCTGCAATCGCTAATCCACCCCTCAGTAGCATGGGGCTTACTCAAAACCCGTTATAAGGGCATCGATTTATCCGGTTATTCACTCGATGATCTAGCACCGCCGTTGCCCAGCGATACCAACGGTGGTAAGAGCCGCCTCAAGTTGCTGACAGATCTCGTAAATCGCGGCAACCTAACGCTGCGTCAGTTATATCTCTCTGTGGCTACTGCGCGAGGTCATCGCACCATTATTGGTAGTCCCGAAAGTATTGCCGATCAGTTAGAAGAATGGTTCAACAACGATGCAGCAGATGGTTTTAATATCATGCCGCCAATCCTGCCCACAGGGTTAGATGACTTCGTTAACCTGGTCATTCCCGTATTGCAGAAACGCAGACTGTTTCGTACCGAATACGAGGGCAATACCTTACGCGAAAACCTGGGATTGAGTCGGCCAAGCAATGGTTTTGCCGTCAAACAAGTGGATGAGAGATTGGTGTTAGCGTAA
- a CDS encoding amidohydrolase family protein: protein MTEYSRLKTSHSAAIRATLDYPVIDTDVHTNDFTPAFEDYIANYGGAKLVDELRKAEASRLNSKSNGKDWYQQTPQERQRNRTIRSPWWARVTRNTLDLATYTLPALLYERQAEQGSDYSVLFPNNVLAPAGASPENRQALQRAVNHYHADIYRKYSDRLTPVAGIPMSNPQEAIEELEFAVKTLGLKVANIPGGVKRPIKAIAEKYPADQFPEIAKYASYIDFYGLDSEYDYDPFWAKAVELGVPITTHYGSQGWTGRSSISNYMNNHIGHFADGSQAFAKALFFGGVTKRFPQLRVGMLEGGADWGAHVYIHLVDRFSKRNPKGLENYNPEFTNSDELFELFERFGGEITEGYELSKEELTKTVLGSSFSRHSRQPVASELNDFGAAGIETIEDIRDRWVNSFFFGSESDDRTIAAAFNDKANPLNVKINAIYSSDVGHWDVPDLTSPLAESWDLVKEGVISEADFKSYVFANPYKFYTEANPDFFKGTAIESKVGNIESQQLDKNLALA, encoded by the coding sequence ATGACTGAATATAGCCGATTAAAGACTTCACACTCCGCTGCAATCAGAGCAACCCTTGATTATCCGGTAATTGATACTGACGTTCATACCAATGATTTCACGCCAGCTTTTGAGGATTACATTGCTAATTATGGCGGTGCAAAACTCGTGGATGAATTACGCAAGGCGGAAGCTTCCCGTCTGAACTCCAAGAGCAATGGTAAAGATTGGTATCAACAAACTCCCCAAGAACGTCAACGCAACCGCACAATTCGATCGCCTTGGTGGGCAAGAGTCACCCGCAATACGTTGGATCTTGCTACTTACACTCTCCCGGCATTGCTCTATGAACGTCAGGCGGAACAGGGGTCAGATTATTCGGTGTTGTTTCCCAACAATGTCCTAGCACCGGCTGGCGCAAGTCCAGAGAACCGTCAAGCACTGCAACGGGCGGTGAATCACTATCATGCTGATATCTACCGTAAATATAGCGATCGCCTGACACCGGTAGCTGGTATCCCCATGAGTAATCCTCAAGAAGCCATTGAGGAGCTAGAATTTGCAGTGAAAACACTAGGTCTGAAGGTGGCAAATATTCCTGGCGGTGTCAAACGACCAATTAAGGCGATCGCTGAAAAATATCCAGCCGATCAATTCCCGGAAATCGCCAAGTATGCTTCCTATATTGACTTTTACGGATTGGATAGCGAATACGACTACGATCCATTCTGGGCTAAGGCCGTCGAACTTGGTGTACCTATCACTACCCACTACGGCAGTCAGGGCTGGACTGGACGCTCCTCCATCAGTAACTACATGAATAACCACATCGGTCACTTTGCCGATGGCTCCCAAGCATTTGCCAAAGCGTTATTCTTTGGCGGTGTCACCAAACGATTCCCACAGTTGCGCGTCGGTATGCTAGAAGGGGGTGCAGACTGGGGTGCCCACGTCTACATTCATTTAGTTGATCGCTTCTCCAAGCGCAATCCCAAGGGACTGGAAAACTACAACCCAGAATTTACAAATTCTGATGAATTGTTCGAGTTGTTTGAGCGTTTCGGTGGCGAAATTACTGAAGGATATGAGCTGAGCAAAGAAGAATTGACCAAGACTGTACTCGGTTCTTCATTCAGTCGTCATAGCCGCCAGCCAGTTGCCAGCGAACTCAACGATTTTGGTGCAGCAGGGATTGAAACAATTGAAGACATCCGCGATCGCTGGGTGAACAGTTTCTTCTTTGGTTCCGAGTCCGACGATCGCACCATCGCCGCAGCATTCAACGACAAAGCCAATCCCTTGAATGTCAAAATCAACGCCATCTACTCCTCAGATGTTGGTCACTGGGATGTGCCCGATCTCACCTCCCCCTTGGCTGAAAGCTGGGATCTCGTAAAAGAAGGCGTGATTTCCGAAGCCGACTTCAAGTCTTATGTATTCGCTAATCCGTACAAGTTCTACACCGAAGCCAACCCCGACTTCTTCAAGGGGACAGCGATTGAATCCAAAGTAGGTAACATCGAATCCCAACAACTAGATAAGAACTTAGCACTGGCGTAA
- a CDS encoding carboxylesterase family protein produces MSVEQRSGLLPYLFSSVSEDTNKPAPLVLFLHGARDRGTDLNVLLKWGLPRFVNESSPLPYFFAAPQLPEEQTWVDRESDVIALLDELIASQPIDPSRVILSGFSLGTAGTWHIGASHPDRFAGLVAVSGRVPKTLEASQIAALKEIPIQIFQGAKDEKLPIEDTQQIVDTLRGLGGIVDFTVFPEGDHFIADEVYGDSKLQKWLISQNRRNAALVV; encoded by the coding sequence ATGTCTGTTGAACAACGCTCCGGTTTATTGCCTTATCTTTTCTCGTCTGTATCTGAAGATACCAACAAACCCGCACCCCTCGTGTTATTTCTGCACGGAGCGCGCGATCGCGGGACGGATCTGAATGTACTGCTGAAATGGGGTCTACCTCGTTTTGTGAATGAATCAAGTCCCTTACCTTACTTCTTTGCAGCCCCCCAACTTCCTGAAGAACAGACTTGGGTAGATCGAGAATCAGATGTCATTGCTTTGCTTGATGAACTGATTGCCTCCCAGCCCATCGACCCGTCCCGTGTCATCTTATCTGGGTTCAGTTTAGGTACAGCTGGAACATGGCATATCGGCGCTTCCCACCCCGATCGCTTTGCTGGTCTGGTAGCAGTATCTGGACGTGTCCCCAAAACCTTAGAAGCCAGTCAAATTGCTGCACTCAAGGAAATTCCCATTCAAATATTCCAAGGTGCCAAGGATGAAAAACTGCCCATTGAAGATACACAGCAGATTGTCGATACCTTGCGTGGACTGGGAGGAATAGTAGATTTTACCGTATTCCCTGAAGGCGATCACTTTATTGCAGATGAGGTATACGGCGACTCGAAGTTGCAAAAGTGGCTGATTTCACAAAACCGTCGCAACGCTGCCCTAGTCGTCTGA